One genomic window of Flavobacteriales bacterium includes the following:
- the msrB gene encoding peptide-methionine (R)-S-oxide reductase MsrB, with protein MEDKDWKAKLTPEQYHVLREKGTERPFTGEYDLHFADGSYFCAGCGTKLFDSGSKFDSGCGWPAFYQTADKGAVIEKTDRSFGMMRTEVLCGNCGGHLGHVFPDGPSDKTGLRYCINSVSLDFKKED; from the coding sequence ATGGAAGACAAAGACTGGAAAGCCAAGCTGACACCCGAACAATACCATGTATTGCGCGAAAAAGGAACCGAGCGCCCTTTTACAGGCGAATACGATCTGCATTTTGCAGATGGTTCGTACTTCTGTGCCGGATGCGGCACAAAACTCTTCGATTCGGGTTCTAAATTCGATAGTGGCTGCGGTTGGCCGGCCTTTTATCAGACAGCCGATAAAGGAGCTGTGATTGAGAAAACGGACCGAAGCTTTGGCATGATGCGCACCGAAGTTCTATGTGGTAACTGCGGAGGGCATTTGGGTCATGTATTTCCTGATGGACCAAGCGACAAGACCGGACTGCGCTATTGCATCAATTCGGTTTCGTTGGATTTCAAGAAAGAGGATTAG
- a CDS encoding carboxypeptidase-like regulatory domain-containing protein has product MKTTQENSAFAGQGLEQLLHLICLPETKNNSTNGVFKGKVVSAITGSRVFGVVVELVGTGRTYITSPTGYFKMTDVPEGIYLARFSFPGFKEVTEAIAILNGEPLDMTLALEVVE; this is encoded by the coding sequence ATGAAAACGACACAAGAGAATTCCGCATTTGCAGGTCAAGGATTAGAGCAATTGTTGCATCTTATATGCTTGCCAGAAACAAAGAATAACAGCACCAACGGTGTGTTCAAGGGGAAGGTGGTCAGCGCCATTACCGGTTCACGTGTTTTTGGTGTAGTGGTAGAATTGGTAGGAACAGGCCGTACGTACATCACATCACCAACAGGTTACTTCAAAATGACCGATGTGCCTGAAGGTATTTACTTAGCACGTTTTTCGTTTCCAGGATTCAAAGAAGTAACCGAAGCCATTGCCATTCTGAATGGCGAACCATTGGATATGACACTTGCATTAGAAGTAGTTGAATAA